One stretch of Segatella copri DNA includes these proteins:
- a CDS encoding transglutaminase-like domain-containing protein — MKEKIKLVGWSILGILLIAVATLLLARFVFNKQVEAYLCNSLKNEMVEKLKDAGKYVPDTTSYNFAYQKDSVQSQKIREYFKLDTVVSSTMPTWDKAISLARFVAENIPHANQKINPKRRNAIDLWKYTRSIEPAFNCRLHSILLHELLLSEGIVNRFVTCHPADSEDSDCHVVNLVWLPELQKWAMLDSDMNAWAEDEKGTPLSLAEMRERYIDGREIVYRPLLNSDNDFVYYRAYWAKNLYWFDTWETTGYGREDNNPAYRNNNRHIVLVPSGFKGFELPDHSVLTTDTSRFWAAPQN, encoded by the coding sequence ATGAAGGAAAAAATCAAGTTGGTAGGCTGGAGCATCTTGGGAATCCTGCTCATAGCTGTAGCAACATTACTGTTGGCACGCTTTGTTTTCAATAAACAAGTGGAAGCTTATCTTTGCAATTCGCTGAAGAATGAAATGGTAGAAAAATTAAAAGACGCTGGCAAATATGTACCAGATACTACGTCCTATAATTTTGCATATCAGAAAGATTCTGTCCAATCACAAAAAATCCGTGAATATTTCAAACTCGATACTGTTGTATCTTCCACAATGCCAACATGGGACAAGGCCATTTCACTGGCACGTTTTGTAGCGGAAAACATTCCTCATGCCAATCAAAAGATTAATCCTAAGAGACGTAATGCTATAGATCTCTGGAAATACACTCGATCGATAGAGCCTGCATTCAACTGTCGATTACACTCCATCCTCTTACACGAACTATTGCTGTCTGAGGGTATTGTAAACCGCTTTGTAACTTGTCATCCCGCAGATTCCGAGGATTCCGACTGCCATGTTGTTAACCTGGTGTGGCTGCCAGAATTACAGAAATGGGCTATGCTAGACTCGGATATGAATGCTTGGGCAGAAGATGAAAAAGGCACTCCACTTTCTCTTGCAGAAATGCGTGAGCGATATATTGACGGCAGAGAAATCGTTTACCGTCCTCTCTTGAATTCAGATAATGATTTTGTTTATTACAGGGCATATTGGGCAAAAAACTTATACTGGTTTGATACTTGGGAGACAACAGGCTATGGTCGCGAAGATAATAATCCTGCTTATCGAAACAATAATCGCCATATCGTGCTTGTTCCTTCTGGATTCAAAGGTTTTGAACTTCCCGACCATTCAGTACTGACAACAGATACTTCACGTTTCTGGGCAGCTCCCCAAAATTAG